Part of the Leptolyngbya sp. BL0902 genome, CCAGCAGGGCACGGGCATTGACAAAGGAACCTAGATTCACCGTTTGGCCCGAAACCACATCGGTGAGGCTAAAGGCTGGGGCGGCGGTGCCTAGGGGCAGCATGGTTGATTCCACCATGACCATGGGCCAATCCTCCTGAAAAATGGGGTTTGCCCCTAGCCTATAGCAAAAGGTTGGCTGCGCCCATGCTTACCTAAAGGCCAACGAGGGCCAACGGGCGGCGGTGGGCAATCTGTCCTGCAAAACCGTCCTGATAGCTGGAGGGTTTCTCTGAAAACTAGACTAGATAGTGGTGTTGCCCCTGACGCCCCCAACGCAGCCACTATCTCCTAACTGTGCATCCTTATCTATCATCAGGGGAACAAATCGTGGTGGATCAAACGTGGTTAAAGCATACTGAACAGGCTCTTTTGGTGGGCTCTGGGTTAGGGACGGTAGCTGCCTTTGCAGCTCAGAATGTTGCCCTCGCCTCAGCCCCGTTAACGGTGATGGCAGCGGTGGGTCTCCTGAGCCGTCGGCAAACTGAGCGCCAGCTTGAGGAAGCCCAGGAAAAACTTGTCCGCCAGCAGCGCCAAACCAACCATCGGATTACTAGCCTCAGCAAGCAAGTGACCGCTCTGCCCTCCCCGGAGGCCCTGACCAATTTTCAGCGGTCAGTATTGGATCGCAACAATCGCACGTTTTTGAGAATGTCCCAGGATATTAAGGACATCCGCGACTACGTGGATGAGCAGGCGCAGATGGTGAAGCCTCCAGACTTGAGCCAAATCCACCAAGACATTGCCCAACTGCAAGATCAGTATGCCCACACCTACACCACCGCCCAAAATCTGGCGACCTACGTGCAGCGGCTGGCAACGGTGCCGCGCATTGAGGGTACTGAAACCAAGCTGTCTCAGGTGCGTACTAGCCTGATGCAGACCCGCGTTACCCTGGAGGCCCTGCGGTCGGAGACTCGCAATGCCGTGACCTCCCTGCAAGACACCATGGCGCAGATGGATCGTCGGGTGCAGGACGTTGCCGCGCCGCCGGATGTGAAGGCCCTGCGAACGGAACTGGCGGAGATGGCTAAAACCCTGGGCAATCTGGTGCCCCAAGCCGACTTTACTAACCTGGCCACCCACGTCAAAGAACTCACGCGCCAGCAGGCGGATCTAGAGCGGGCGCTAACCCAAATTCCTGTAGGGCCGATGCCGGGCCGTTTTTCGGAACCAGCGGCGAGGGCTGACCATGCCCTGGCTGAGATAGACCGCCTCCGTCAGGCGATCCACCAGCTTCAGCAGCAGGTGAGCTGCCAAGAAACGGCGGGCCACACCCGCGAACAGGTGCAGCAGGTAGTGTCGCAATACCTGGGCCAGCTCAAGGCCCAACTGGCCCAGTTAGAGGGCGTCACCCAAACCTTGGCCGAGCGGCAGCGGCAGTTCGCCCACCAGTGGGCGGAGGCTAGTTCAGCCTCGGGGGGAGATATCGCCACTCGCCAGGGGCTCACCCAATTGGCCAAGCGCCTGCACCAAACCGAAGCGACTCTCCAAACCCTGGAGCAACAGGCCAATGATCCATCCCGTACCGCGATGGCGAGCCCGTGGATTCTAGATTTCCCGGTTCCTGTAGATACCCCTGTCCCTGCTTCCCGTTCTGCTAGTCGGCAGGCCCTAGAACAAGCCCTGGAACAAGCCCAGCGACGCCTTCTGATCGTTTGGCCCTGGGCCAGTCAAGTGGTGCTTGATGAAGATCTTTTGAAGCGGTTCAGGCGGTTGCTAGATCGGGGGGGGCAGTTGGAGTTGGGCTGGTGCCACCAGGGCGATCCCCAGGAAGGACGGCTGGTGTGGCGGATTAGCCAGCGCTGGAACACCGATGGAGGCCAGCTCACGAGCCTGAAGACGGCCCTCAATCAACTCTTGCCCCTGCGCGAACATTATCCTGATCGATTCAAGTTCAAAATCATGGGGTCTGCCGAAAGCTTTCTTGTCTGCGATAGTGGCCCCGATGGCGACCCCAATCACACCTATGCTGTGGTCAGCCTCAAAGCCTTGCCCACCCATAGCGTGCCGATTCCGGGCGTGGAGGCAAAGATCAAAACCGCCAGCCCCCAAGTGGTGAATACCCTGATCCAACGCTTCCAAAAGCCCACTATTGCCCCCAACGATAAAGACGCCTTTTTCAATCGGGGCACCACCCGCCACGACCTCCGCGATCAACCCGGAGCCATCAGCGACTATAGCCAAGTCTTGGCTCTCCAGCCCGACCATGCCGTGGCTCTGAATAACCGAGGGGCGGCTCGCCTAGAGATGAACCTCGCCGACGAGGCCGAACTCGACTTCACCGAAGCCATCAGTCAAAACCCCCGTCTCTTTGCCGCCCACTGCAACCGGGGCTGGCTCCGCCTAGAGCAACGCCGCTACCCCGCCGCCGTTCAAGACTTTACCCGCGCCATTGAACTCAAGCCCAACCTGCCTATGGCCTATGTGTATCGAGGGAGTGCCCTGCAAAAATTGGGGGACCTCAAGGGGGCGGTGCGCGACTACAGTGACGCCATCGCCTGTGGCGACCCCATCGCCCTGCCCTACTGCTATCGCAGCGCCGCCTACGAAAGCCAAGGTGATGCCGAACGGGCCATTGCTGATTTGGAACGGGCTAGTGTTCACCTCGAAGCCCAGGGGGATCGGCAAGCCCTGACCTCGGTGCAGCGCACCCTGCAACGGCTGCAACAAAACCGCACCCTCCAGGCCAACCGCTGATGCCAATGGCCGCGAGTTTGCCCACCCAAAAAACACCCATGGGCGTCTAGGACGGCTCCATGGGTGCCTGGGGGAAACGATGGCGACGGGCTAGGCCGCGACGAGGGCTTCGGCTTTGACTGCCAGTTGGGCCAGCACGCCGTTGATGTTGGCCTTGGCATCGCCGAAGAACATGAGGGAATTGTCGCGGTAGAAGAGGGGGTTATCGACCCCGGCATAGCCCGCCGAGAGGCTGCGTTTGACGACGATCACCGTTTCCGCCTTCCACACTTCCATCACGGGCATTCCGGCGATGGGGCTGGTGGGGTCTTCCTGGGCGATGGGGTTCACGGTGTCGTTGGCTCCGATCACCAGCACCACGTCGGTTTGGGCAAAGTCGTCGTTGATTTCGTCCATTTCCAGCACGATGTCGTAGGGCACATTGGCCTCGGCTAGGAGGACGTTCATGTGTCCCGGCATCCGTCCGGCGACGGGGTGAATGCCAAAGCGCACCTGCTTACCCTGGCTGCGGAGGATGCGGGTGATTTCGGCGACGGCGTGTTGGGCCTGGGCCACGGCCATGCCATAGCCGGGGACGATGACCACAGTCTGGGCCGCTTCCAGCACATCGATCACTTCGCTGGCGTTGGTGGCGGTGGCTTCCTCGGCGGTGCCCGCTTTTTTGCCGGGGGCGCTGGTGCCTTCCCCAAAGCCGCCCAGCACCACATTCAGGAAGGAGCGGTTCATGCCCTTGCACATGATGTAGCTGAGGATGGCCCCGCTGCTGCCTACCAAGGCTCCGGTGATAATTAGCAGATCGTTGTTGAGCATGAAGCCCGCCGCCGCCGAAGCCAGACCAGAGTAGCTATTCAGCAGGGAAATCACCACCGCCATGTCGGCCCCGCCAATGGCCATCACAATCACAATGCCAAAGATGGCGGACACGGCGGCGAGCACCCCCAGGGGAGTCAGCCCTTCGGTGCCCGTGGCGCTGACGAAGGGGAAGGCGAAGGCGACCATCGTCACCAGCATGGAAATGGTGAAAAAGTGACGGGCAGGCAGCAACACGGCGCGGCTGGGCACCATGGATTGCAGCTTGGCCACGGCAATCACCGATCCCGTAAACGTCACCATGCCGATGAACACCCCGGCATAGATTTCGATGCGGTGAATCAGCACATCCGCCCCCACCAGGGTGGAACTGGGCTGGAGATATTCCGCAAAGCCCACCAGCACGGCGGCGAGACCGACAAAGCTATTCAGCAGGGCCACCATTTCGGGCATGGAGGTCATGGCGACGCGGGAGGCGGCGAGGGTGCCCACCAATACGCCTAGGCCGATGGAACCGAGCTGGATGGGATAGCCCTGGCTGATCAAGGCGGTGGCGAGGAAGGCAATGGCCATGCCACAAATGCCCAGCAGGTTGCCCCGCTTGGCGGTGGATTGGTGCGACAGCCCGCTGAGGCTGAGGATAAATAGGGCGCTGGCCGCAATGTAGGCGGCGGTCACGAGGTTGTTGGACATGGGAAAGGGGGATAGGGGGAAACGTTTTTGAATTTTGCCTTTTGAACTTTGAATTCAAAAGGCAAAATTCAAAGTTCAAAAAGGACTGCTCAGGCACTATTTATGAAACATATTCAGCATTCGCTGGGAGACCATGAAGCCGCCTGCGATGTTGACGGTGCCGAGGAAGAGGGCGATGGCTCCGAGGATCGTCATCGGTGAGGTGATGTCGTTGGAGATTTGCAACATGCCACCGATGATGATGATGCCGCTGATGGCGTTGGTGACGCTCATCAGGGGGGTGTGCAGGGCGGGGGTCACGTCCCAAATCACCTTCCAGCCGAGGAAGCTGGCTAGAATGAAGACCGTCAGGTGGGTGAGGAAGGACTCCGGTGCCCAGAGGCCGATGGCGACGAAGGCGAGGGCGATTAGGACGGGCCAGATCAGTTGGGCAATGGGGGACTTTTTGGCAGGGGTGTCGTCTTTGGACGTGCTAAATACTGAGGACTCCGCCGGACTGGGTGCCGCTGGGGCTTCCGGCTTGGGCGCAGGCCAGATCACTTGTCCTTGGTGAATCACCGTGGTGGCGCGGATCACCTCGTCGTCGAGGTTGAGGTCGTACCCCTTGGCTCCACCCAGGTCGCTGAGCAGGTGGTAGAGGTTGTTGCCGTAGAGTTGGCTGGCTTGGGCGGCCATGCGGCTGGGCAGGTCAGTCAGGCCGATGATGGTGACACCGTGGTGGGTGATGATTTCCCCCGGCTGGGTGACTTCGCAGTTGCCGCCCTGTTCTGCGGCCATATCTACGATGATCGACCCCGGTTTCATGCTTTCCACCATGTCACGGGTAATCAGCAGGGGCGCTTTTTTGCCGGGGATCAGCGCTGTGGTGATGATGATATCCACCTCCTTGGCCTGCTGGGCAAACAGGGCCATCTCGGCGGCGATGAAAGCTTGGCTCATCACCTTGGCATAGCCACCGTCCCCGGTGCCGTCCTCTTGGAAGTGCAGTTCCAGGAACTCGGCCCCCATGCTCTGCACCTGTTCTTTCACCGCAGGGCGAGTGTCAAAGGCTTTGACGACGGCTCCGAGACCCCGTGCCGTGCCGATAGCGGCCAATCCCGCCACCCCAGCGCCGATGATCAACACCTTGGCCGGAGGGGTTTTGCCCGCTGCTGTGATTTGCCCAGTGAAGCAACGACCAAACTGGTTGGCGGCTTCCACCACGGCGCGATACCCGGCAATGTTGGCCATCGAACTGAGGGCATCCAGCTTTTGGGCGCGGGTAATGCGGGGGACGGAATCCATCGCCAGCACGGTGCCGCCCTGGTGGGCCAGTTTCTCCATCAGGTCAGGATTTTGGGCAGGCCAGATGAAGCTGATCAGGGTGCCATCGGGGCGGAGCAGATCGGCTTCGTGGCAGTCCAATTCGGGATGCCACTGGGGCGCACGGACTTTCAGCACAATATCCGCCCTCTGCCACAGGCTACGGGCATCGGGCAGAATGCGGCAACCGACGGCTTCGTAAGCCTGATCGCTAAAGCTTGCTGCCGCCCCGGCTTGGGATTCGACCAGCACCTCAAAGCCCAACTTTTGCAACTTCTTGACCGTATCTGGGGTGGCGGAAACGCGCTGTTCTCCCGCAAAAATTTCCCTAGGAACACCGACTGTCATCCCTGTGGGCTTAGCCTCAGTAGAATCCTCCGTCATGGGTTCAATTGGGGTGGCGATAGTCATGGGTAATTATCCTTAATCTCTATTCCTGAGGGGCCAATATTGTGCATCGGAAAAAACAAGCTAAAACTCAACTCAGCCAAGACAAAATAGGTTTCAATCCTAGCCAAGAGCACAAAGAACGCGATTTGCGATGCTTAAGATAATCCGTAATTCAGGGATAACATCATTCCCATGCGATAAAGCATCGAATAAATGACAGCCCGTAAGTTTTGGATATTAGCCGAAAAACAGACCTTTCTCCTGAGTAAGCCTCTATGACTTTGCCTGAAAGTGGCTATCAGTACCCCAGTAAATCCCTACAGTGAAATTGAGGCTGAATGATTTACAAAGCGCAAACAAGATCCAAAGCTTTACTATCTGGATAGTAAAGGGAATGGGGAGCAATGGGGAGGAAACTTCAAGAATGTTTTATGTGTCTGCAAATAACGACAGACTGTGTGCGGTCTAGAATGTAGAGTCTTCGGCGTTGTTTCGCCTAGGCCGCTGTTTCGTCTAGACCCAGCCTGTGGACTGGGGCCACCCCGCCCCTAGGGGTTTAAGCCGGGGGGCGGCTCAGGGCAAACGCATACTCATTTTGTGAGCGTCAGCACCTTGAAGAGATAGTCGTTATCCCATCCGGCCTTGAGTCGTTTGGCTTTTTTGCCAACCTTGGCGGAGGATTCCTGCGTGAGAAGGTTGAGGGCCAAGTGTCGCAAGACGACCATATTTTGGGGGGCGTAGCCCGTGCGAATGCGACAGTCATCCTCATGGAAAGCGACATCAAGGCACCAGTGGAGGCTATTTTCAATGCCCCAGTGGCTGCGGGTGGCCTGGGCAAAGCGCTCTACTCCGCCGTCAAGGCTGGTGAGATAGTAGCGTTGGGTGATCGTGGGAGCCTGCCCAGGAAGACGACGCTCCGATTCAATCAAGCCCACCCGCTTTAAGCCGAGCCACTGGTCGGCATCGACGAGATGCTCCACCTCCCCCAGGAGCCAATGACGGCGGATTTCAATGCGACCATGGCCTTTCTCAATCGTTTCATAGGCTTCGTGGGGCATGGCCTTGAAGCCCTGCTGTCGGGCATGGTCAAAGATCTGCTGCACATCCTCGTAAAGGCCGGGCTGATTGCCCTTGAGGCTGAGGATGTAGTCCCCTTCCTGCTCAATAATCTGCTGGGCAATGGCCTTCTGAGTCCCCATGGCATCTAGGGTGACGATGCATCCTCTCAAGGCCAGCACCTTCAGTAAGGCTGGAATGGCCGTGATTTCATTCGATTTCTCATCCACGGCCACTTGCCCAAGCACCAAGCGATTCTCCGCCGCCCAGGCGCTCACCATATGGATGGCCCCCTTCCCTCGACCTCGGTCATAGGACTGCCGCACCGTTTTGCCGTCAATGGCCACCACACTGCCCTCACTCAGCGCCGATACCGATTTCACCCAACTCAGAAAACACCCCTGCAATTGGTCGGGGTCAAGTTGAGCAAACAGACGGCTAATCGTGTCGTGGGACGGAATTCCGCTTGGCAGCGCCAGAAAGGTCTTCAGCCACGCCGCTTTGCTTTGCCCGTAGGCTTCCACCTCCACCCAACTCTCCGCCCCACAGACCACCGCACAGATCGTTAACCCGATGATGTCTAACAAGCGGTGCTCAATCAGGTACGGAGTACGCGGATCCTCTAACGACTCAAAATGATTCAGCAGCCTATCCGTGGGGGCCATAGGATGTCTCCATCTCAACCTTCCCCATCAGTATCCCTGTTTCCACGAGTATGCGTTTGCCCTGGGGGGCGGCTGGATGAAGTTGCGGGTGCTAAAGAGGCGGCGACCCTGGCGAGAAGCCACGATATCGATGCGGATGGGGCCAGCGGCATAGATATCGCGGAGGGCAACGGCTTGTAAATCAAGGGGTTGGGTTTCTTGCTGCACAGCGGTAAGGAAGCGCAGCAGGGTCTCGGTACGGTTGTCGGCGATGATCACATCGTCTTCGATGACGCCGTTTTGGGTGGCGATGAACTGGGTGGAGGCTAGCAGCACGTTCATGCGTTCCACCAGTTCTTGGTCGGAGCGGGTGGCGGTTTCGAGGGCTACGCTGGAAATTACGGTGCCCTGGGGGGCAATGAGCGCATTGGGGCCAGCATCCACAAACACCCGAATGCAGGGGGCTTCGCCGCGCACTACGCAGGGATCGCCAATCACATAGTTAGCCGCCGAAAGCACCCGAATCACAAATTCTCCCCCCGCCGAGAGCCGATCCACGAGGCGCTCTACCTCCTGGTTGCCAATGGCGATGGCCTGTTGATCGAGGGGAGTGCCGGGGGCAATGGCCTGGATGGCAATTCGGTTGGCCTCCGCCAGCAGTTGGTTCACCACTTCCCTCGCCTGGGCGCGGCTGGTGATGTTGACCACGCCGGAGAGGAGTTCCTGATTGCGACCTAGGGCAATGCTGCCCTGAAACAACCCTTGAAACTGGCTTTCTAGGTCTCTTACCTGTTGGGCGAGCAGGTTTTGCTGGGTTTGCAAGTCGGCTAGTCGTTGCTCCCGCTCGGCAATGGATTGATCCCGCTCAGCGATGGCTTGATCTAGGGTGGCAATGGTTTGGTTGATGGCAGCCAGGGATCGATCTCGCTCGGCAATGGCGGCATCCTGCTGGGC contains:
- a CDS encoding tetratricopeptide repeat protein, yielding MVDQTWLKHTEQALLVGSGLGTVAAFAAQNVALASAPLTVMAAVGLLSRRQTERQLEEAQEKLVRQQRQTNHRITSLSKQVTALPSPEALTNFQRSVLDRNNRTFLRMSQDIKDIRDYVDEQAQMVKPPDLSQIHQDIAQLQDQYAHTYTTAQNLATYVQRLATVPRIEGTETKLSQVRTSLMQTRVTLEALRSETRNAVTSLQDTMAQMDRRVQDVAAPPDVKALRTELAEMAKTLGNLVPQADFTNLATHVKELTRQQADLERALTQIPVGPMPGRFSEPAARADHALAEIDRLRQAIHQLQQQVSCQETAGHTREQVQQVVSQYLGQLKAQLAQLEGVTQTLAERQRQFAHQWAEASSASGGDIATRQGLTQLAKRLHQTEATLQTLEQQANDPSRTAMASPWILDFPVPVDTPVPASRSASRQALEQALEQAQRRLLIVWPWASQVVLDEDLLKRFRRLLDRGGQLELGWCHQGDPQEGRLVWRISQRWNTDGGQLTSLKTALNQLLPLREHYPDRFKFKIMGSAESFLVCDSGPDGDPNHTYAVVSLKALPTHSVPIPGVEAKIKTASPQVVNTLIQRFQKPTIAPNDKDAFFNRGTTRHDLRDQPGAISDYSQVLALQPDHAVALNNRGAARLEMNLADEAELDFTEAISQNPRLFAAHCNRGWLRLEQRRYPAAVQDFTRAIELKPNLPMAYVYRGSALQKLGDLKGAVRDYSDAIACGDPIALPYCYRSAAYESQGDAERAIADLERASVHLEAQGDRQALTSVQRTLQRLQQNRTLQANR
- a CDS encoding NAD(P)(+) transhydrogenase (Re/Si-specific) subunit beta; the protein is MSNNLVTAAYIAASALFILSLSGLSHQSTAKRGNLLGICGMAIAFLATALISQGYPIQLGSIGLGVLVGTLAASRVAMTSMPEMVALLNSFVGLAAVLVGFAEYLQPSSTLVGADVLIHRIEIYAGVFIGMVTFTGSVIAVAKLQSMVPSRAVLLPARHFFTISMLVTMVAFAFPFVSATGTEGLTPLGVLAAVSAIFGIVIVMAIGGADMAVVISLLNSYSGLASAAAGFMLNNDLLIITGALVGSSGAILSYIMCKGMNRSFLNVVLGGFGEGTSAPGKKAGTAEEATATNASEVIDVLEAAQTVVIVPGYGMAVAQAQHAVAEITRILRSQGKQVRFGIHPVAGRMPGHMNVLLAEANVPYDIVLEMDEINDDFAQTDVVLVIGANDTVNPIAQEDPTSPIAGMPVMEVWKAETVIVVKRSLSAGYAGVDNPLFYRDNSLMFFGDAKANINGVLAQLAVKAEALVAA
- the pntA gene encoding Re/Si-specific NAD(P)(+) transhydrogenase subunit alpha, with the translated sequence MTIATPIEPMTEDSTEAKPTGMTVGVPREIFAGEQRVSATPDTVKKLQKLGFEVLVESQAGAAASFSDQAYEAVGCRILPDARSLWQRADIVLKVRAPQWHPELDCHEADLLRPDGTLISFIWPAQNPDLMEKLAHQGGTVLAMDSVPRITRAQKLDALSSMANIAGYRAVVEAANQFGRCFTGQITAAGKTPPAKVLIIGAGVAGLAAIGTARGLGAVVKAFDTRPAVKEQVQSMGAEFLELHFQEDGTGDGGYAKVMSQAFIAAEMALFAQQAKEVDIIITTALIPGKKAPLLITRDMVESMKPGSIIVDMAAEQGGNCEVTQPGEIITHHGVTIIGLTDLPSRMAAQASQLYGNNLYHLLSDLGGAKGYDLNLDDEVIRATTVIHQGQVIWPAPKPEAPAAPSPAESSVFSTSKDDTPAKKSPIAQLIWPVLIALAFVAIGLWAPESFLTHLTVFILASFLGWKVIWDVTPALHTPLMSVTNAISGIIIIGGMLQISNDITSPMTILGAIALFLGTVNIAGGFMVSQRMLNMFHK
- a CDS encoding ISAs1 family transposase — its product is MAPTDRLLNHFESLEDPRTPYLIEHRLLDIIGLTICAVVCGAESWVEVEAYGQSKAAWLKTFLALPSGIPSHDTISRLFAQLDPDQLQGCFLSWVKSVSALSEGSVVAIDGKTVRQSYDRGRGKGAIHMVSAWAAENRLVLGQVAVDEKSNEITAIPALLKVLALRGCIVTLDAMGTQKAIAQQIIEQEGDYILSLKGNQPGLYEDVQQIFDHARQQGFKAMPHEAYETIEKGHGRIEIRRHWLLGEVEHLVDADQWLGLKRVGLIESERRLPGQAPTITQRYYLTSLDGGVERFAQATRSHWGIENSLHWCLDVAFHEDDCRIRTGYAPQNMVVLRHLALNLLTQESSAKVGKKAKRLKAGWDNDYLFKVLTLTK
- a CDS encoding DUF3084 domain-containing protein produces the protein MVSGYVLILAMLVLGGIIATVGDRIGTKVGKARLSLFNLRPRQTATLVSIATGSVISASTLAILFGISSQLRTGLFELGRIQSDLASAEDQLAQSLAEQAQVREDLRSASTERQRALARLRDINQSLEEAVEQQERTQAQLQRTRDQLTTVSAQAEALQRSTETLRSERDRLVQQQQTIQAQIAERDATIAQQDAAIAERDRSLAAINQTIATLDQAIAERDQSIAEREQRLADLQTQQNLLAQQVRDLESQFQGLFQGSIALGRNQELLSGVVNITSRAQAREVVNQLLAEANRIAIQAIAPGTPLDQQAIAIGNQEVERLVDRLSAGGEFVIRVLSAANYVIGDPCVVRGEAPCIRVFVDAGPNALIAPQGTVISSVALETATRSDQELVERMNVLLASTQFIATQNGVIEDDVIIADNRTETLLRFLTAVQQETQPLDLQAVALRDIYAAGPIRIDIVASRQGRRLFSTRNFIQPPPRANAYSWKQGY